The following are encoded in a window of Pseudomonas sp. JQ170C genomic DNA:
- a CDS encoding RNA polymerase sigma factor, producing MQRRKPDPIAHDTCRGFYADILHFLRKRTDNANDAADMTQDVFTQWLGYRDRARVEQPRAFLFQMARNLLSDHWRRQKVRHTVLEESTEANEQAPADTRSDPLHHAQHQQRLEQLKQVLADLSPRRREALMLHRFEGLTQAQISERMGISVSMVEKHIAAALLQCKQRLDSDNGMEQPE from the coding sequence ATGCAACGCCGCAAACCCGACCCCATAGCCCATGACACCTGTCGTGGGTTCTATGCCGACATCCTGCATTTCTTGCGCAAGCGCACAGACAATGCCAACGATGCCGCCGACATGACCCAGGACGTTTTCACCCAGTGGCTGGGGTATCGGGATCGCGCCCGGGTGGAGCAACCACGGGCGTTTCTGTTCCAGATGGCGCGCAATTTGTTGAGCGATCATTGGCGTCGGCAGAAGGTGCGCCACACCGTGCTCGAAGAAAGCACCGAGGCCAATGAACAGGCACCGGCCGACACCCGCAGCGACCCGCTGCATCATGCCCAGCACCAGCAACGCCTCGAACAATTGAAGCAGGTGCTCGCCGACCTCTCGCCGCGCCGCCGCGAAGCCCTTATGCTGCACCGCTTTGAAGGTTTGACGCAGGCGCAGATCAGTGAGCGCATGGGGATTTCGGTAAGCATGGTGGAAAAACACATCGCTGCTGCCCTGCTGCAGTGCAAGCAACGCCTGGACAGTGACAACGGCATGGAGCAGCCCGAATGA
- a CDS encoding DUF4917 family protein, whose product MPHADLDASLHLWPDLNRAHPSTGLLLGNGASRALWRPFTYFSLFEEAQRVRHKPLNLTDQALFKSLGSELFEPVLSALNATVRINAALAISSSAPLNRYYTIKEALIHAVRSVHVPWRLLPKSTLQRLNAELRTYQSVYSSNYDLLCHWAASQAPEGFQPLFDEEGHFDIRQTRRPGTRLLYLHGGLHLLKQPDGTTRQRSASDGQLLDGFAVNTPGDVPLFVNEGSSDDKLKAIRSSDYLSWCLGELAVHQGGLCLFGQHLDSSDRHLLQAIKQARPAHLAIAIRPLSEASIISQKQHYTQRFADAPELALHFFDASSHPLGAADLEIPVPVTARKRR is encoded by the coding sequence ATGCCCCACGCCGACCTCGACGCCAGCCTCCACCTCTGGCCAGATCTGAACCGTGCACACCCCAGCACCGGCCTGCTGCTGGGCAACGGTGCCAGTCGTGCGCTGTGGCGACCGTTCACTTATTTTTCGCTGTTTGAAGAAGCCCAGCGGGTGCGGCACAAGCCCCTGAACCTGACCGACCAGGCGCTGTTCAAGTCCCTGGGCAGCGAACTGTTCGAGCCGGTGCTCAGTGCCCTGAACGCCACGGTGCGCATCAACGCGGCCCTGGCCATCAGCTCGTCGGCACCGCTGAACCGCTACTACACCATCAAGGAAGCCCTGATCCACGCCGTGCGCAGCGTGCATGTTCCCTGGCGGTTGCTGCCGAAGAGCACCCTGCAGCGCCTCAACGCCGAGCTGCGCACTTACCAGAGCGTCTATTCGAGCAACTACGACCTGCTCTGCCACTGGGCCGCCAGCCAGGCCCCGGAAGGCTTCCAGCCGTTATTCGATGAAGAGGGCCACTTCGACATCCGCCAGACCCGCCGCCCCGGCACCCGCCTGCTGTACCTGCACGGCGGCCTGCACCTGCTCAAGCAACCGGATGGCACCACCCGCCAACGCAGCGCCAGCGATGGCCAGTTGCTCGACGGCTTTGCCGTAAACACCCCGGGTGATGTGCCGTTGTTCGTCAACGAAGGCAGCAGCGACGACAAGCTCAAGGCCATCCGCAGCTCCGACTACCTGAGCTGGTGCCTGGGCGAACTGGCCGTGCATCAAGGCGGGCTGTGCCTGTTCGGCCAGCACCTGGACAGCAGCGACCGTCACCTGCTGCAGGCCATCAAGCAGGCACGCCCGGCGCACCTGGCCATTGCCATACGGCCCTTGAGCGAGGCGTCGATCATCAGCCAGAAGCAGCACTACACCCAGCGCTTTGCCGACGCGCCGGAACTGGCGCTGCACTTCTTCGATGCCAGCAGCCACCCCCTGGGCGCCGCCGACCTTGAAATTCCGGTGCCGGTGACAGCGCGCAAGCGCCGTTGA
- a CDS encoding glycerophosphodiester phosphodiesterase: protein MGGKGVRRGCCLALLSLAGLVNAGQGSELAARQGIPYPAVIAHRGASFDAPESTAPAYVLARELGADYLELDLQRTRDGVLVAVHDDDLLRTSDVAQRFPERQGSPVSAFTLAELKSLDAGSWFNQAYPERARERFKGLQILTLDEVMDIAQGNAQRRPGLYIETKVPSLFPGIEADLKAKLQARGWLDKPGRVVLQSFDRSSLALLHQHMPQVPKILLLWVGKGGMASASGQTFAESGETDKAAFYARQQPRSNAEFERWLDYARAAGAIGTGPSAARTAGGAQSYADLVQPWMNRMSHDKGLLVHVYTVDEAVDFDKVMAAGVDGIFTNRSGQLLRYYSRSPALGEAQILEANGY from the coding sequence ATGGGGGGCAAGGGTGTGCGCAGGGGGTGCTGTCTGGCGTTGCTGTCGCTGGCCGGGCTGGTCAACGCGGGGCAGGGCAGTGAACTGGCGGCCAGGCAAGGTATTCCGTACCCGGCGGTGATCGCTCATCGCGGCGCTTCGTTCGATGCGCCGGAGTCCACGGCCCCGGCCTATGTATTGGCCCGGGAGCTGGGCGCCGATTATCTGGAGCTGGACCTGCAGCGCACCCGGGACGGCGTGCTGGTGGCGGTGCACGACGACGATCTGCTACGCACCAGCGATGTGGCTCAGCGTTTTCCTGAGCGCCAGGGCAGCCCGGTCAGTGCCTTCACCCTGGCCGAACTCAAGTCACTGGATGCCGGCAGCTGGTTCAATCAGGCCTACCCCGAACGGGCGCGCGAGCGCTTCAAGGGCCTGCAGATACTCACCCTGGATGAGGTGATGGACATCGCCCAGGGCAATGCGCAGCGCCGCCCCGGGCTGTACATCGAGACCAAGGTGCCCAGCCTGTTCCCCGGTATCGAAGCGGACCTGAAGGCGAAGTTGCAGGCCCGTGGCTGGCTGGACAAGCCCGGTCGGGTGGTGTTGCAGAGCTTTGATCGCAGCAGCCTGGCGCTGCTGCACCAGCACATGCCGCAGGTGCCCAAGATACTGTTGTTGTGGGTGGGCAAGGGGGGCATGGCATCGGCATCGGGGCAGACCTTCGCCGAGTCGGGTGAAACCGACAAGGCCGCGTTCTATGCCCGCCAGCAACCCCGGAGCAACGCCGAGTTCGAGCGCTGGCTCGATTACGCCAGGGCAGCCGGTGCCATCGGTACCGGGCCGTCTGCGGCTCGCACGGCGGGCGGTGCGCAGAGTTATGCCGACCTGGTGCAGCCGTGGATGAACCGCATGAGCCACGACAAGGGCTTGCTGGTGCATGTGTACACCGTCGATGAGGCGGTGGATTTCGACAAGGTCATGGCGGCCGGCGTCGATGGCATCTTCACCAACCGCAGCGGCCAATTGCTGCGCTATTACTCGCGTTCGCCAGCGCTCGGCGAGGCGCAGATTCTCGAGGCCAACGGCTATTGA
- a CDS encoding RNA polymerase sigma factor produces MTSLSSPWTACAAVLPEVVHDLLAHYSDLRRYLCGRLRNPDDAADIAQSSFAQVYAHALNAPVINARALLFQAARNLCIDQHRRRSNELSALEDWLTRADVLTPSVEDILIAREQLQQLIERIERMPRLRREVFVRVRLHGHSHRQVCAELELSAKAVELHIGRAVFDLSELSLAVRDA; encoded by the coding sequence ATGACTTCGCTTTCCTCGCCCTGGACCGCCTGCGCCGCAGTTTTGCCGGAGGTCGTCCACGACTTGCTGGCGCATTACAGCGACCTGCGTCGCTACCTCTGCGGCCGGCTTCGCAATCCGGATGATGCCGCCGATATCGCCCAGTCAAGCTTCGCCCAGGTCTATGCCCATGCCCTCAACGCCCCGGTCATCAATGCCCGGGCGTTGCTGTTTCAGGCCGCGCGCAACCTGTGCATCGACCAGCACCGGCGTCGGAGCAACGAACTATCGGCCCTGGAAGACTGGCTGACCCGCGCCGATGTGCTGACGCCGAGTGTGGAAGACATCCTCATTGCCCGTGAGCAACTGCAACAGCTGATCGAGCGCATCGAACGCATGCCGCGCCTGCGCCGCGAGGTGTTCGTGCGGGTGCGCCTGCATGGCCATAGCCATCGCCAGGTGTGTGCCGAGCTTGAGCTGTCGGCCAAGGCGGTCGAGCTGCATATCGGCCGGGCGGTGTTCGATCTTTCCGAGCTGAGCCTGGCGGTCCGCGATGCCTGA
- a CDS encoding FecR family protein, translated as MNPTLDTDKPSVDAQAASWFSHNRNKPSRDARKAFAQWMQHPEHARAYTQFEQLWDDLALLKRMNQPVTLVPRKVRNWRPALATAAALVCALLVGNLGVVPAHSTQSVAVSDEQPRTLTLPDGSQLSVNAHTRLRIDFDAERRLIHLDQGQLYIDVAADKERPLFVDAGSAMVRVVGTAFDLRRGQRELVLSVAHGQVALDTPGEERDPALLGARQRAVYDPARGSLSVQPVSDQEVADWRSGHVTFRDRELSSLIDEISLYRPAAIVLADPALGRHKVSGNFAVNDPDALLNALPALLPVNTVTLADGRLRIERR; from the coding sequence ATGAACCCCACTCTCGACACCGACAAGCCCTCGGTCGATGCCCAGGCTGCCAGCTGGTTTTCCCACAACCGCAACAAGCCTTCGCGCGATGCGCGCAAGGCATTTGCCCAGTGGATGCAGCACCCCGAACATGCGCGCGCCTACACCCAGTTTGAACAACTCTGGGATGACCTGGCGCTGCTCAAACGCATGAACCAACCCGTGACGCTGGTGCCGCGCAAAGTGCGGAACTGGCGCCCGGCACTGGCGACTGCCGCAGCCCTGGTGTGCGCCTTGCTGGTGGGCAACCTGGGCGTGGTACCTGCTCACTCGACACAGAGCGTGGCGGTGTCCGACGAGCAACCACGAACCCTGACACTCCCCGATGGCAGCCAACTGAGCGTCAACGCCCACACACGCCTGCGCATCGACTTTGACGCCGAACGCCGGCTGATTCACCTGGACCAGGGCCAGCTGTACATCGACGTCGCCGCCGACAAGGAGCGCCCGTTGTTCGTCGATGCCGGCAGCGCCATGGTGCGCGTGGTCGGCACTGCCTTCGACCTGCGCCGCGGCCAGCGGGAGCTGGTGCTGAGCGTGGCCCACGGCCAGGTCGCCCTCGACACACCCGGCGAGGAGCGCGACCCGGCCCTGCTCGGCGCACGCCAGCGCGCCGTCTACGACCCCGCCCGCGGCAGCCTCAGCGTGCAGCCCGTAAGCGATCAGGAAGTGGCCGACTGGCGCAGCGGCCACGTGACCTTTCGCGACCGCGAGCTGAGCAGCCTGATCGATGAGATATCGCTCTACCGGCCAGCGGCAATCGTGCTGGCCGACCCGGCGCTGGGCCGTCACAAGGTGTCGGGCAATTTCGCGGTCAACGACCCCGATGCCCTGCTCAATGCCCTGCCGGCCCTGCTGCCGGTCAATACGGTGACGTTGGCCGACGGCCGCCTGCGGATCGAGCGCAGGTAA
- a CDS encoding LysE family translocator yields MTFSLLFAVLASGFIYGITPGPGVLAVLGIGASRGRKAGAGFLCGHLLGDVLWCSTALVAIVGARQIGSSVFDILGLLSGLYLFWLGLRALRSRPGSGNGEQGPVRKPFWHGIVFGLTNPKAYPVAVATFTALISSRAETLEWSMLPALIALSFLGGLLAYVILIAIVGARHVRTLYTRYELWITRACGVMFIGFAINALMHALPGLMPRS; encoded by the coding sequence ATGACCTTTTCGCTGCTGTTTGCCGTGTTGGCCTCCGGATTCATCTATGGCATTACCCCGGGCCCGGGCGTGCTTGCGGTGCTGGGCATTGGCGCATCCCGCGGGCGCAAGGCCGGGGCCGGGTTTCTCTGCGGGCACCTGCTGGGCGATGTGCTGTGGTGCAGCACGGCGCTGGTAGCGATCGTCGGCGCTCGGCAGATCGGCAGCTCGGTGTTCGACATCCTCGGTTTGCTCAGCGGCCTGTACCTGTTCTGGCTCGGCCTGCGCGCCCTGCGCAGCCGCCCGGGCAGTGGCAACGGCGAGCAAGGGCCGGTGCGCAAGCCGTTCTGGCATGGCATCGTCTTCGGCCTGACCAACCCCAAGGCCTATCCGGTGGCCGTGGCGACCTTTACCGCACTGATCTCCAGTCGCGCCGAAACCCTGGAGTGGTCGATGCTGCCGGCGCTGATCGCCCTGAGTTTTCTCGGCGGTTTGCTGGCTTACGTGATCCTGATCGCCATCGTCGGCGCCCGTCATGTGCGCACCCTCTATACCCGCTATGAACTGTGGATCACCCGTGCCTGCGGGGTGATGTTCATCGGCTTTGCCATCAACGCGCTGATGCATGCCTTGCCGGGGCTGATGCCGCGCTCCTGA
- a CDS encoding FecR family protein, with amino-acid sequence MPDSAPASPRKVQQALTYLAALHSDDPERVNQVRGQLERWRSKSGEHERAWQEAEQRWQLVHRLTPQLRTAVTPEPVNLGRRRLLRQGGGVLALVAGASWLGWLWQRVPQFDRLLQTVHAEPPRTEHLPDGSQLVLAAETSVRVEYSNGLRQVRLLQGNVYFDVARERLRSFLITTRLGEVQVLGTAFTVSDRGGEIHVAVARGRVAVRGLHGGEQVLEAGQRIRLGEQGQLQAFDASAQAAPDERHWRNGWWSFTEAPLSEVIAEFNAYALQPVTLGVEAGRLHLTGSFPSDRPEMLLQTLPRILPVTLLEQGGQRHLALR; translated from the coding sequence ATGCCTGATTCGGCCCCCGCTTCCCCGCGCAAGGTGCAGCAGGCATTGACGTATCTGGCCGCGCTGCACAGCGACGACCCCGAGCGGGTCAATCAGGTGCGCGGCCAACTGGAGCGCTGGCGCAGCAAGAGCGGTGAGCACGAGCGGGCCTGGCAGGAAGCCGAGCAGCGCTGGCAGCTGGTGCACCGGCTGACGCCACAACTGCGCACGGCCGTGACGCCGGAGCCGGTCAATCTCGGTCGTCGGCGTTTGCTGCGCCAGGGCGGCGGAGTGCTCGCGCTGGTGGCCGGCGCCAGTTGGCTGGGCTGGTTGTGGCAGCGGGTGCCGCAGTTCGATCGACTGCTGCAGACTGTCCATGCCGAACCCCCGCGCACCGAGCACTTGCCCGATGGCAGCCAGTTGGTACTGGCAGCCGAGACCAGCGTGCGGGTGGAGTACAGCAACGGGCTGCGCCAGGTTCGCTTGCTTCAGGGCAACGTCTATTTCGATGTGGCGCGCGAACGGTTGCGATCCTTCCTGATTACCACCCGGCTGGGTGAGGTGCAGGTACTGGGCACCGCATTCACCGTCAGCGATCGGGGCGGTGAGATTCACGTCGCGGTGGCGCGAGGGCGGGTCGCGGTACGTGGCCTGCACGGGGGTGAACAGGTACTGGAGGCCGGGCAGCGGATTCGCCTGGGTGAGCAGGGCCAGTTGCAGGCGTTCGATGCCAGCGCCCAGGCTGCGCCGGATGAACGTCACTGGCGCAATGGCTGGTGGTCGTTCACCGAAGCGCCGCTGAGCGAGGTGATTGCCGAGTTCAATGCCTATGCCCTGCAGCCGGTGACGTTGGGTGTCGAAGCCGGGCGTCTGCACCTGACGGGCAGCTTCCCCAGTGACCGGCCGGAAATGCTCTTGCAGACCTTGCCCAGAATCCTGCCGGTGACCTTGCTGGAACAGGGCGGGCAACGTCATCTGGCGCTGCGCTGA